The Symphalangus syndactylus isolate Jambi chromosome 1, NHGRI_mSymSyn1-v2.1_pri, whole genome shotgun sequence DNA segment ATTTTTTCTATATTACAGGCATTGTACTTAGTACTTTACAGGCACATTCCTGCAATCGTCAAAACAACTTTAGGAGGTTGGGCactgttattatccccactttgcaGACAAAAAACGATGtcacgcttgagcccaggaggtcgaggctgcagtgagccatgttcgcggcactgtactccagcctgggcgagagagcgagaccctgtctcaaaaacaaaaagaaaaaaaaacgatcTCAGAGAGATGAAGCCTGtgatttgctcaaagtcacacagtgatGCAAGCAGTACAGCAAATAATATAAGATTCCAAAGCCCAAGTTAGTAAAAAGAGGATTATAGACGTGGTGGAACCTGTTGGCTGCGGGGCAAATGACTGACCTGTAACTGTCAGGGATTTATGGAGGGAAATAAGTGCCTAACAAAAATCCTCGTTTAGTGGGAGAGAGGTTGTTAGGTAATGACTGACTTGTAGCTGGAAGAAATCATcggatttttattcttttattaaggaaaaaaatttgaaatgccttccatgtgccaagcactgtgtcaGGTGGGAGATGACAGCTCGGTGCAACCTCTGTCGGGCTGTCTTCCTCCGCTTTCTCTACTCCTAGGTTTCCCCCTGTCTAAACAGGATTTTGTGCTTCGTGGCTTGTCCAGGCAAGCAGGCCGTCGCGGGACCTAGACCGAGACAGTGAGTCTCCCTCTCTTCCGGgcctcccttctctttcctggGCAGCAGGGAAGCAGGAAATCTGGGGCGAGATTCCCGCCGCAGACGCGCACCGCCGAAGCCAGGTCCCTAGACCCGTCCCTGCCCAGCGCGGGGGCGCAATCGCCACgcctcctcacccctccctccGGCGCACGAATAATGACAACCGCCGCCCCTCCCACCTTTGGCGTCACGTTCAAAACAATCCTTTGACTACAACTCCCAGAAGGCCGAGCGGCATAGCGAGTGCACCCGCTCTCGGCTTCCCCGGCAAACTACACATCCCAAAGGGCAGCGCGCGACCGCGTGTCCTTTCACGGCGCAAGTGCGGAACAGCGTTTGTTTCCGGCGTGGGTCCGGGCAAGAACCGCTTGTAATTTGGTTGAAGTTCTGCACGGGAGGACCTTCTGGGTTTACTTGTTGGGCTCCTGGCTGCGCAAGTGAGTTTAAAAAAGGGCAGGAACGCAACTGTCGCCTCCTTGGGGTCTGGGGAGATTTTGGTGTCTGGGGAGATTTTGGTGTCTGGGGAGATTTTGGTGTCTGGGGAGATTTTGGTGTCTGGGGAGATTGGGACAAATGCTAAACCTGGAGCTGCAGTCCAGGATCAGAAATAATTCATATCGTTTCCTTGCCGTTTTCTAGTTTACGAAgtgcttttttttcctcccacaaTTCCTATAAACCCCAAGAACAACACTGTATTTGAGGAAATGTAAGTGCTTCCAGTCGACAGCTTCAAagattcagagaagttaagtgattgTCTAAAGACACTACTAGTAGTTACAGAGCCGAGGATTAGGCTGTTTTCTGAGTTCAAACCCAGTGTCCTCTGCTTTGCATCCGTATTGCAGACGCCCTTTCCTGTTGACTAAGATGTTTGGGGTCTGGGCATCTGTTACCTTCTCAAGTTTGGAGTTTACCAATAGAGTGATGGCGGGTGATAGAATTAAATCTGTCAATCTGTAGGTATGGTTTTTCTCTGATGTCTGAGACATTAATTCACTCAATGTATTGAGGTGCCTACAGTCTGTCAAGCTCTATTCTAAGCAGTATACAGTATCAAACAAAAATGCCTAAGTCTTAcattttggggtgggggaggcgggGAAGACACAATATATGGTGATAAGAAATATGGAGAGAATTAAAGCAAGGTAAGGGGAAACATTCattgttatgtttttattatttatttatttatttggtttttttgtttttttttttttgtttgtttttgttttttgagacagagccttgctctgtcacccaggcgggagtacagtggcacgatctcacctcactgcaaccctgcaacctccacctcttgggttcaagcgattctcttgactcagtctcctgagtagctgggactacaggcgcccaccactatgcctggctaacttttgtattttttagtaaataacgagatttcaccatgttggccaagctggtcttgaactcctgacctcaggtgatccgcccaccttggcctcccaaagtgctgggattacaggcgtgagccaccaggcctggccaatttttgcattttttgtacagatggggtttcaccatgttgcccaggctggtcttgtactcctgagctcaggggatctgcccaactcagcaccccaaagtgctggaattacaggcctaagccactgtgcctggcccattggctgatttctttctttctttttttttttttttgagatggagtcttgttctgttgccgaggctggcatgcagtggcgcaatctcgggtcactgcagcctctgctacctgggttcaagcgattctcctgccttggcctcccaaagagctgggattacaggcaccctccaccatgcccggctaatttttttttttttttttttttgtatgtttagtagagacggggtttcaccatgttggccaggctagtcttgaactcccgacctcaagtgatccagccaccttggcttcccaaagtgctaggattacaggcgtgagccaccacgcctggccccattgGATGTTTTTGTAACAGAAGACTGACTTATAATTAGGTCTGATATTTAATTTGTGTTCTAGGCACAGCAGCTATACAGAAGAGATGGGAGAAGAGGCTAATGATGATAAGAAGCCAACCACTAAATTTGAACTAGAGCGAGAAACAGAACTTCGCTTTGAGGTGGAGGCATCTCAGTCAGTTCAGTTGGAGTTGTTGACTGGCATGGCAGAGATCTTTGGCACAGAGCTGACCCGAAACAAGAAATTCACCTTTGATGCTGGTGCCAAGGTGGCTGTTTTCACTTGGCATGGCTGTTCTGTGCAACTGAGCGGCCGCACTGAGGTGGCTTATGTCTCCAAGGACACTCCTATGTTGCTTTACCTCAACACTCACACAGCTTTGGAACAGATGCGGAGGCaagcagaaaaggaagaagagcgAGGTCCCCGAGTGATGGTAGTGGGCCCCACTGATGTGGGCAAGTCTACAGTGTGTCGCCTTCTGCTCAACTATGCAGTGCGTTTGGGCCGCCGTCCCACTTATGTGGAGCTGGATGTGGGCCAGGGTTCTGTGTCCATCCCTGGTACCATGGGGGCCCTCTACATCGAGCGGCCTGCAGACGTTGAAGAGGGTTTCTCTATCCAGGCCCCTCTGGTGTATCATTTTGGTTCCACCACTCCTGGCACTAACATCAAGCTTTATAATAAGGTCAGAGCCAGAGAAAGGTGGGATGGAGGGAAGGGCTGCTATCAGGGTAGGAAAATGGGGAAGTTTACTAGTTAACACTGCATTTTCTCAGCTGGTGTTTCTGCTGCATTACTTTAGAAAGGCAATTCCAAATATGTCAGTCTCAGATTGTTAAATATTTCTGTGGATCTATTCTTAGTAATTTGTTAGATTTTCACTTAGGGCATAAAACAGGAGGCAGAAGCagcaacataaaaattaaatccaTGTTATGGTGTCAAAactacagccattaaaaatgtcattttttcgggctgggtgcagtggctcatgcctgtaattccacaacttgggaggctgaggcgggtggatcaccagaggtcaggagttggagagcagcctggccaacatggtgaaacctcgtctctactaaaaatacaaaaattagccgggcatggtggctggtgcctgtaatcccagctgttcagagactgaggcaggagaatcacttgaacctgggaagtggaggttgcagtgagctgaaatcgcgccactgcactccagcctgggcaacagagtgagactctatttcaaaaaaaagtcatttttcttatatctaatagcacttattctaaagaGGAACAAAGTAACCATGGGTTTGTCTGGGTGTTTTTGTTCTTACCTCGATCGTCTCTTTTGCAGATTACATCTCGTTTAGCAGATGTGTTCAACCAAAGGTGTGAGGTGAACCGAAGGGCATCTGTGAGTGGCTGTGTCATTAACACTTGTGGCTGGGTCAAGGGCTCTGGTTACCAGGCTCTGGTGCATGCAGCCTCAGCTTTTGAGGTGGATGTCGTTGTGGTTCTGGATCAAGAACGCCTGTACAATGAACTGAAACGGGACCTCCCCCACTTTGTACGCACTGTGCTGCTCCCTAAATCTGGGGGTGTGGTGGAGCGCTCCAAGGACTTCCGGCGGGAATGTAGGGATGAGCGTATCCGTGAGTATTTTTATGGATTCCGAGGTTGTTTCTATCCCCATGCCTTCAATGTCAAATTTTCAGATGTGAAAATCTACAAAGTTGGGGCACCCACCATCCCAGACTCCTGTTTACCTTTGGGCATGTCTCAAGAGGATAATCAGCTCAAGCTAGTACCTGTCACTCCTGGGCGAGATATGGTGCACCACCTACTGAGTGTTAGCACTGCCGAGGGTACAGAGGAGAACCTGTCCGAGACAAGTGTAGCTGGCTTCATTGTGGTGACCAGTGTGGACCTGGAGCATCAGGTGTTTACTGTTCTGTCTCCAGCCCCCCGCCCACTGCCTAAGAACTTCCTTCTCATCATGGATATCCGGTTCATGGATCTGAAGTAGAGATCAGCAGGAAGCCTTGCTGCCTGGGACACAGAGATCTTCTGGCCACCCCTAGAGGCAGATGGGCTGAGATAAGAGACTCTGTTGGGGCCATCTGACCAGTAAACTGTGGACTAGTAGAAAGTTCATATTCTACCTCTAAAAACAGGTAGTGGTAACCTGACTCTTCTAATCTTGAACCAAAAGGAAAACCATGAGACTGTAATTGGTTTCTTAGACTACCTAAGATGCCACTTTGAATTCTCTAAGACCCTGGAGAATTGCATTTCTTTCACTGTGCTactatgtggtttttaaaaatcagtgcttTATATTCCATATATGGTTCTTACCCATTTATCTAGGATGAAAGTGTGAATTAGAGGGACTCCTTCCAATAAagttcaaacttaaaaaaaatcattttaataaatatttttgccatATCATAGAAGttggtataatttattttttttcccctaagcgTTATAGAAACACCATTGGAAtgatttattgctaaaatgcttgGAGGAGGGGAAAACCAAGAAACCTACCTGTGAGCCACGTgagttttttttggttgttgttgttgttgttgttttttgtaagagtctcccactgtcacctgggctggagtgcagtggcgcgatcttggctcactgcaacctctgcctcccaggttcaagcaattctcctgcctcagcctcccaagtagctggggttacaggtgcctgctaccacgcccagctaattttttgtattttttttagtagagacagggtttcactatgttggccaggctggtctcaaactcctgacctcgtgatctgcctgcctcggcctcccaaaatgctcggattacaggtgtgagacactgtgcccggccatgagtTCTTATGATAGTTCCCCTTTCCTCAGCACTTAGGTAAATAGATGGTAAACCTGCTGTCAGTGCTGGATTTACTGTGGGGAGTTAGAGGCTGGTGAAATCTCGGAATGAGATTTCGTATCTAATCATTTTCCAGAGATAGCTCATTTTCCTTCCAGTACAGCTATCCTTCTTGTCTATTTGATTGGAACTAGGCCCTAAGTCAAAGTGTAACTTGAGCTTTCAGGTGGTAAGAAGCTGGGAAAGCCCATTCTTTTTGATCTCTTGCAAATGATTGTTTGGTGTCCCTGGTTTGCACTTGGATTACTTAAGTATCTGATGCCATTCATCCATTCCTTCTTTCCATAAATGTTTACTGAGGACCGACTGTTTGTCAGGAGCCATTCTAGATAGGGAACAAGATAGACAAAAGTTTTATGGAGCTTACATTAtagaataaacaaatttaaaaaggcaaGTGCTATGCAGAGACTTAAATTTGGGGGATATGAGACAGAGTGGCTGGAGGCTACTTTCGATtgggtggtcaggaaaggcccTCCCTGAGCATACATTTTGGGCTAAGACTTGAA contains these protein-coding regions:
- the CLP1 gene encoding polyribonucleotide 5'-hydroxyl-kinase Clp1 isoform X1, with translation MGEEANDDKKPTTKFELERETELRFEVEASQSVQLELLTGMAEIFGTELTRNKKFTFDAGAKVAVFTWHGCSVQLSGRTEVAYVSKDTPMLLYLNTHTALEQMRRQAEKEEERGPRVMVVGPTDVGKSTVCRLLLNYAVRLGRRPTYVELDVGQGSVSIPGTMGALYIERPADVEEGFSIQAPLVYHFGSTTPGTNIKLYNKITSRLADVFNQRCEVNRRASVSGCVINTCGWVKGSGYQALVHAASAFEVDVVVVLDQERLYNELKRDLPHFVRTVLLPKSGGVVERSKDFRRECRDERIREYFYGFRGCFYPHAFNVKFSDVKIYKVGAPTIPDSCLPLGMSQEDNQLKLVPVTPGRDMVHHLLSVSTAEGTEENLSETSVAGFIVVTSVDLEHQVFTVLSPAPRPLPKNFLLIMDIRFMDLK
- the CLP1 gene encoding polyribonucleotide 5'-hydroxyl-kinase Clp1 isoform X2, whose product is MGEEANDDKKPTTKFELERETELRFEVEASQSVQLELLTGMAEIFGTELTRNKKFTFDAGAKVAVFTWHGCSVQLSGRTEVAYVSKDTPMLLYLNTHTALEQMRRQAEKEEERGPRVMVVGPTDVGKSTVCRLLLNYAITSRLADVFNQRCEVNRRASVSGCVINTCGWVKGSGYQALVHAASAFEVDVVVVLDQERLYNELKRDLPHFVRTVLLPKSGGVVERSKDFRRECRDERIREYFYGFRGCFYPHAFNVKFSDVKIYKVGAPTIPDSCLPLGMSQEDNQLKLVPVTPGRDMVHHLLSVSTAEGTEENLSETSVAGFIVVTSVDLEHQVFTVLSPAPRPLPKNFLLIMDIRFMDLK